The Streptomyces sp. Je 1-332 genome has a window encoding:
- a CDS encoding rhomboid-like protein, whose translation MGIIRASTHRVRAGVHGIRAYVRSAPGTYIWLAVLFVTTVAVHHMSPEFEKDFLRQRSTNINELSQHPVRVLISSALWTDGGTWLSYAVLYTLFHATAERWLGTARWLAVAAAAHIGATLISEGVLALAIHHGAAPASSVNTLDVGVSYALAGVIAVLTYWVPSPWRYAYLLIVLAVYGTPLITGRTFTDLGHFTSVLIGLACYPLTRSAVRPAPRSWAVKSLRRSRRP comes from the coding sequence ATGGGGATTATCCGGGCCTCCACCCACCGCGTCCGGGCGGGCGTCCACGGCATCAGGGCCTACGTCCGCAGCGCTCCGGGAACGTACATCTGGCTCGCGGTCCTCTTCGTCACGACGGTCGCGGTGCACCACATGTCGCCGGAGTTCGAGAAGGACTTCCTGCGCCAGCGCTCCACGAACATCAACGAGCTGTCACAGCACCCCGTCCGCGTCCTGATCTCCAGCGCGCTCTGGACCGACGGCGGCACCTGGCTGTCGTACGCCGTCCTCTACACCCTCTTCCACGCCACCGCCGAACGCTGGCTCGGCACCGCACGCTGGCTCGCGGTGGCCGCCGCCGCGCACATCGGCGCCACCCTCATCAGCGAGGGCGTACTCGCGCTCGCGATCCACCACGGCGCCGCCCCGGCATCGTCCGTCAACACCCTGGACGTAGGCGTGAGTTACGCGCTGGCGGGCGTGATCGCCGTCCTTACCTACTGGGTGCCGAGCCCCTGGAGATACGCGTATCTCCTGATCGTCCTCGCCGTGTACGGCACTCCGCTGATCACCGGCAGGACCTTCACCGACCTGGGCCATTTCACATCGGTCCTGATCGGCCTTGCCTGCTACCCGCTGACCCGGAGTGCCGTACGCCCCGCGCCGAGGAGCTGGGCGGTGAAGAGCCTCAGGAGATCCCGGAGGCCTTGA
- a CDS encoding pentapeptide repeat-containing protein gives MGQRDTARDAAGVKKARRPEVRLPGLRGFGEAGLEPDGDYDGVEFRDLDLAGQDGGGALFLDCAVTGCGVTETRLSRARFVDSVLTELRGVGTELVEASLRDVEVVDARLGGVQLHGSVLERVVVRGGKIDYLNLRKARLKDVVFEGCVLVEPDFGQAVLERVEFVGCVLKGADFSGARLKDVDLRSAAEVDILRGIDCLAGAVISAAQLMDLAPAFAAQVGVRVD, from the coding sequence ATGGGACAGAGGGATACGGCGAGGGATGCGGCGGGAGTGAAGAAGGCTCGGCGGCCGGAGGTGCGGCTGCCTGGGTTGCGGGGGTTCGGGGAGGCTGGGCTCGAGCCCGACGGGGACTATGACGGGGTCGAGTTCCGGGACCTCGATCTCGCGGGGCAGGACGGCGGGGGAGCGCTGTTCCTGGACTGCGCGGTCACGGGCTGCGGGGTGACCGAGACGCGGCTCAGCAGGGCACGCTTCGTGGACTCGGTGCTGACGGAGCTGCGGGGGGTCGGCACGGAGCTGGTGGAGGCGTCGCTGCGGGACGTGGAGGTGGTGGACGCGCGGCTTGGGGGTGTCCAGCTGCACGGGAGTGTGCTGGAGCGGGTGGTCGTGCGGGGCGGGAAGATCGACTATCTGAACCTGCGGAAGGCGCGGTTGAAGGACGTCGTCTTCGAGGGGTGCGTGCTGGTGGAGCCGGACTTCGGGCAGGCGGTGCTCGAGCGGGTGGAGTTCGTGGGCTGCGTGCTGAAGGGGGCGGATTTCAGCGGGGCCCGCCTGAAGGATGTCGACCTGCGGTCCGCTGCCGAGGTGGACATCCTGCGGGGGATCGACTGCTTGGCGGGGGCGGTGATCAGTGCGGCGCAGCTGATGGACTTGGCGCCGGCGTTTGCTGCGCAGGTGGGCGTACGGGTGGACTAG
- a CDS encoding zinc-binding dehydrogenase, protein MHAIRLHTFGPAEHLTYEEVPDPAARAPGQVRIAVTAAGVHLLDTAIREGFQGPLPELPELPTIPGREVAGTVDAVGEGADGSWLGKRVVAHIGFAPGGYAELVVTEASRLHEIPASLDDAQAVALIGTGRTTMGILQFAELTPVSVAVIPAAAGGIGTLLVQYAKHAGATVIGLAGGPEKTATVEANGADLAVDYKNPDWPDEVRAFLAKLGGSGVPGATVVFDGVGGDAGMAAVDLLAPGGAHVVFGWSGKGPHDGEPLTFTDEQLAARGITQLNVLGPEMMRRAGSDNPVRALELAALAEAEKGHFIPAVQRYPLARAAAAHADLENRRTTGKVVLIP, encoded by the coding sequence ATGCACGCCATCCGCCTGCACACCTTCGGCCCGGCCGAGCACCTCACGTACGAGGAAGTTCCGGACCCGGCGGCGCGGGCCCCCGGCCAGGTCCGCATCGCGGTGACCGCGGCGGGCGTGCACCTCCTGGACACCGCGATCCGCGAGGGATTCCAGGGCCCGCTGCCCGAACTCCCCGAGCTGCCCACGATCCCGGGCCGCGAAGTGGCCGGCACGGTCGACGCCGTCGGCGAGGGAGCCGACGGCAGCTGGCTCGGCAAGCGCGTGGTCGCCCACATCGGCTTCGCCCCCGGCGGCTACGCCGAGCTCGTCGTCACGGAGGCCTCCCGCCTGCACGAGATTCCCGCCAGCCTGGACGACGCACAGGCCGTCGCCCTCATCGGCACGGGACGTACGACGATGGGAATCCTGCAGTTCGCCGAGCTGACCCCCGTCTCCGTGGCCGTCATCCCCGCGGCGGCGGGCGGCATCGGCACGCTCCTGGTCCAGTACGCCAAGCACGCGGGCGCCACGGTGATCGGACTGGCGGGCGGCCCGGAGAAGACGGCCACGGTCGAGGCGAACGGCGCCGACCTCGCCGTCGACTACAAGAACCCGGACTGGCCGGACGAGGTCCGCGCGTTCCTGGCGAAGCTCGGCGGCAGCGGCGTGCCGGGCGCCACCGTGGTCTTCGACGGGGTGGGCGGCGACGCGGGCATGGCCGCCGTGGACCTCCTCGCCCCCGGCGGCGCGCACGTCGTCTTCGGCTGGTCGGGCAAGGGCCCGCACGACGGCGAGCCCCTCACGTTCACCGACGAGCAGCTCGCGGCCCGCGGGATTACCCAACTCAACGTCCTGGGCCCGGAGATGATGCGCAGGGCGGGCAGCGACAACCCGGTCCGCGCCCTGGAACTCGCCGCGCTCGCCGAAGCGGAGAAGGGCCACTTCATCCCGGCGGTGCAGCGCTACCCCCTGGCGCGGGCGGCCGCCGCCCACGCCGACCTGGAGAACCGCCGCACCACGGGCAAGGTGGTACTGATCCCCTGA
- a CDS encoding GNAT family N-acetyltransferase produces the protein MIRHATPADVPVIHAMVRDLAEYEKALDEARATEEQLREALFGERPAAFAHIAEDEVSGEAVGFSLWFLNFSTWRGVHGIYLEDLYVRPEARGGGHGKALLRELARICVERGYERLEWSVLDWNEPSINFYKSLGALPQDEWTVYRLTDGALAELGAVAE, from the coding sequence ATGATTCGTCACGCCACGCCTGCCGACGTCCCCGTCATCCACGCCATGGTCCGCGACCTCGCCGAGTACGAGAAGGCACTCGACGAGGCCAGGGCCACCGAGGAGCAGCTGCGTGAAGCGCTCTTCGGGGAGCGGCCCGCCGCGTTCGCGCACATCGCCGAGGACGAGGTGTCGGGGGAGGCCGTCGGGTTCTCCCTGTGGTTCCTGAACTTCTCCACGTGGCGCGGGGTGCACGGGATCTACCTGGAGGACCTGTACGTACGGCCCGAGGCGCGCGGCGGCGGGCACGGGAAGGCGTTGCTGCGCGAGCTGGCGCGGATCTGTGTGGAGCGGGGTTACGAGCGCCTGGAGTGGTCCGTGCTCGACTGGAACGAGCCGTCGATCAACTTCTACAAGTCGCTCGGTGCGTTGCCGCAGGACGAGTGGACCGTGTATCGGCTGACCGATGGGGCGTTGGCCGAGCTGGGGGCTGTCGCCGAGTAG
- a CDS encoding aminoglycoside phosphotransferase family protein has translation MRRFTHAGSVAGVIDIRIPDELIESQYLYAGEPGRAFIAALPALVAEFVERWDLRVDGPSMHGMAALVLPVVRRDGTPAAVKFQLLDEETESEPVGLRVWDGDGAVRLLDHDDRTGTMLLERLDSGRMLSTMEDTHQAVLVIAGLLARLTSVPAPEGMRRLADIAGEMLDDLPGALKAIRDPDRRAIVERCGGALREVVGEPGDRLLHWDLHFENVLAAEREPWLAIDPKPLAGDPGFDLWPALNNRFDPDDLLWRFDAMSEVLGLDRERARAWTLARVLQNALWEIEDGREPDEEDLELARRLLGA, from the coding sequence ATGCGGCGATTCACCCACGCCGGTAGCGTCGCGGGCGTGATCGACATTCGCATTCCGGACGAGCTGATCGAGTCGCAGTACCTGTACGCGGGGGAGCCGGGGCGTGCCTTCATCGCGGCGCTGCCCGCGCTCGTGGCGGAGTTCGTCGAGCGGTGGGACCTGAGGGTCGACGGCCCCTCGATGCACGGCATGGCCGCGCTCGTGCTGCCCGTGGTGCGGAGGGACGGCACCCCTGCCGCGGTGAAGTTCCAGCTCCTCGACGAGGAGACCGAGAGCGAGCCGGTCGGGCTTCGGGTGTGGGACGGCGACGGGGCGGTGCGGTTGCTCGACCACGACGACCGGACGGGCACGATGCTGCTCGAACGGCTCGACTCCGGGCGGATGTTGTCGACGATGGAGGACACCCACCAGGCGGTCCTCGTCATCGCCGGGCTGCTCGCCCGGCTCACCTCGGTGCCCGCGCCCGAGGGCATGCGGCGGCTCGCGGACATCGCGGGGGAGATGCTCGACGACCTGCCCGGGGCCCTGAAGGCGATCCGTGACCCGGACCGGCGCGCGATCGTGGAGCGGTGCGGGGGTGCGTTGCGCGAGGTCGTGGGGGAGCCCGGTGACCGGCTGCTGCACTGGGACCTGCATTTCGAGAACGTCCTCGCGGCCGAGCGCGAACCGTGGCTGGCCATCGACCCGAAGCCGCTGGCGGGGGACCCCGGGTTCGACCTCTGGCCCGCGCTCAACAACCGCTTCGACCCGGACGACCTGCTGTGGCGGTTCGACGCGATGAGCGAGGTGCTGGGGCTGGACAGGGAGCGGGCGCGCGCCTGGACCTTGGCCCGGGTGCTGCAGAACGCGCTGTGGGAGATCGAGGACGGGCGGGAGCCGGACGAGGAGGACCTGGAGCTGGCGCGGCGGCTGCTCGGGGCGTGA
- a CDS encoding FAD-dependent oxidoreductase, which yields MSSTINGGISFWYADHGTPAPREPLPGDESADVCIVGGGYTGLWTAYYLKKAAPFLRITVLEQKFCGYGASGRNGGWLYNGIAGRDRYARLHGREAAVRLQEAMNDTVTEVIETAKTEGIEADIHHGGVLEVAYTPAQLARLKEFHAAELAYGEKERTLHGARETADRIRVAGAVGSTWTPHGARLHPVKLVKGLASAAEALGVTIHESTPVTEIKPKHAITPYGTVRAPYILRCTEGFTASLKGQRRTWLPMNSSMIATAPLTPAQWESIGWEGRETLGDMAHAYMYAQRTADGRIALGGRGVPYRYASKTDNDGRTQPPTIEALREILTRFFPQLAGVEIAHAWSGVLGVPRDWCATVTLDRATGLGWAGGYVGSGVATANLAARTLRDLVQQDSGQAGPTDLTTLPWVNHKVRKWEPEPFRWIGVQGMYATYRHADRQELTTPTARAPRLARIADRLSGRH from the coding sequence ATGAGCAGCACGATCAACGGCGGCATCTCGTTCTGGTACGCGGACCACGGCACCCCGGCCCCCCGTGAGCCCCTGCCGGGCGACGAAAGTGCCGACGTCTGCATAGTCGGCGGCGGCTACACAGGCCTGTGGACCGCGTACTACTTGAAAAAGGCCGCCCCCTTCCTCCGCATCACCGTCCTGGAGCAGAAGTTCTGCGGCTACGGAGCCTCCGGCCGCAACGGCGGCTGGCTCTACAACGGCATCGCGGGCCGCGACCGCTACGCCCGCCTGCACGGCAGGGAAGCGGCCGTCCGCCTCCAGGAGGCGATGAACGACACCGTCACCGAGGTGATCGAGACGGCGAAGACGGAAGGGATCGAGGCCGACATCCACCACGGCGGCGTCCTGGAAGTCGCCTACACCCCGGCGCAGTTGGCACGCCTGAAGGAGTTCCACGCCGCGGAGCTCGCGTACGGCGAGAAGGAACGCACCCTGCACGGCGCCCGCGAGACGGCCGACCGCATCCGCGTCGCGGGCGCCGTCGGCTCCACCTGGACCCCGCACGGCGCACGCCTGCACCCAGTGAAACTGGTGAAGGGCCTGGCGTCGGCGGCAGAAGCACTCGGCGTGACCATCCACGAATCAACACCCGTCACGGAGATCAAGCCGAAACACGCCATCACCCCGTACGGCACGGTCCGCGCCCCGTACATCCTGCGCTGCACGGAGGGCTTCACGGCGTCCCTGAAGGGCCAGCGCCGTACATGGCTCCCCATGAACTCCTCCATGATCGCGACAGCACCCCTGACCCCCGCCCAATGGGAATCGATCGGCTGGGAAGGCCGCGAGACGCTCGGCGACATGGCGCACGCGTACATGTACGCCCAGCGCACCGCCGACGGCCGCATCGCACTCGGCGGCCGGGGAGTCCCGTACCGCTACGCCTCGAAAACGGACAACGACGGCCGCACCCAACCGCCCACCATCGAGGCCCTGCGCGAGATCCTCACCCGCTTCTTCCCGCAACTGGCCGGGGTCGAGATCGCCCACGCCTGGTCCGGCGTACTCGGCGTCCCCCGCGACTGGTGCGCCACCGTCACCCTGGACCGCGCGACGGGCCTCGGCTGGGCGGGCGGCTACGTCGGCTCGGGCGTCGCCACCGCCAACCTCGCGGCCCGCACCCTGCGCGACCTGGTCCAACAGGACTCGGGCCAAGCAGGCCCCACGGACCTCACGACCCTCCCCTGGGTCAACCACAAGGTCCGCAAGTGGGAGCCGGAACCATTCCGCTGGATCGGCGTCCAGGGCATGTACGCCACATACCGCCACGCGGACCGTCAGGAACTCACCACGCCGACCGCCAGGGCCCCCCGCCTGGCCCGCATCGCGGACCGCCTGTCGGGCCGCCACTGA
- a CDS encoding thioredoxin domain-containing protein, with protein MAVRKAGRIVAAVAATALVAGGAAACGPEDFTGGGDDKGSASEAASTGGPEAKEPPAGTDVLAKSPATVKGGVITVGDPKAAHTVKLYEDARCPICKKFEETGAQALVEPVAEGKVKVEYTLASFLDKNLGGSGSVNAANALRASVEAGKFPQYHAAVFANQPESETEDAFTPAFLLKIADKVDGLRGAEFDKAVQKGTYKKWVGEAMQAFSDDGMQGTPTVVIDGKKAASNSLFDRDAFAKELKASGIS; from the coding sequence ATGGCCGTACGCAAGGCCGGGCGCATCGTCGCCGCGGTGGCCGCCACCGCACTCGTCGCCGGGGGCGCTGCCGCCTGTGGGCCCGAGGACTTCACGGGCGGTGGCGATGACAAGGGGTCGGCGTCGGAGGCCGCGTCCACCGGTGGTCCCGAGGCGAAGGAGCCGCCGGCCGGCACGGACGTGCTCGCGAAGTCGCCCGCCACGGTGAAGGGTGGCGTGATCACGGTGGGCGACCCGAAGGCGGCGCATACGGTCAAGTTGTACGAGGACGCGCGCTGCCCGATCTGTAAGAAGTTCGAGGAGACGGGCGCGCAGGCGCTGGTGGAGCCGGTGGCGGAGGGCAAGGTGAAGGTCGAGTACACGCTCGCGTCGTTCCTCGACAAGAACCTCGGTGGCAGCGGCTCGGTGAATGCGGCGAACGCGCTGCGGGCTTCGGTGGAGGCGGGCAAGTTCCCGCAGTACCACGCCGCGGTCTTCGCCAACCAGCCCGAGAGCGAGACCGAGGACGCCTTCACGCCTGCCTTCCTGTTGAAGATCGCCGACAAGGTGGACGGGCTGCGGGGCGCCGAGTTCGACAAGGCCGTGCAGAAGGGGACGTACAAGAAGTGGGTCGGTGAGGCGATGCAGGCCTTCTCCGACGATGGCATGCAGGGCACGCCGACCGTGGTCATCGACGGCAAGAAGGCGGCCAGTAACTCGCTGTTCGACCGGGACGCGTTCGCCAAGGAGCTCAAGGCCTCCGGGATCTCCTGA
- a CDS encoding FAD-dependent oxidoreductase produces the protein MPTPRTPLKPLTIIGGGFAGLAAAISAAESGARVTVHEAHHTLGGRARTAEGAYRTNEGPHALYNGGPHWTWLKQRDLIGPLSPIPPLEGTRLRLHHQGRLRRTPPLAMLKLLRRKPEQAPVDVDFMTWATAEVGEEGARAAAHYIAVATFHHDPGSLSARFVHERLRRATKLPPEAHYPSGGWGSVIDRMATLAWNLGVRVETLSRVDTLASLPAAGPVVVATSLPAARALLQDDSLQWDSARTTLVDVALTSRKSDLFALSDLDRTGWIERFTTQDRGLAPAGQELIQGQIPLTPEESKADGSARADHLLDLGFPGWRERLVWRRDAVSNGRTGAVDLPGTTWRDRPAIDRGNGVYLAGDQVAAPGLLSEVSFNSAIEAVSLALARTRLDLKSA, from the coding sequence ATGCCCACCCCCCGAACGCCCCTCAAGCCCCTCACCATCATCGGCGGCGGCTTCGCCGGCCTCGCCGCGGCGATCAGCGCCGCGGAGTCCGGCGCCCGGGTCACCGTCCACGAGGCGCACCACACCCTCGGCGGCCGGGCCCGCACCGCCGAAGGCGCGTACCGCACGAACGAAGGGCCGCACGCCCTCTACAACGGCGGCCCCCACTGGACCTGGCTCAAGCAGCGCGACCTCATCGGCCCCCTCTCCCCCATCCCGCCCCTCGAAGGCACCCGGCTCCGCCTCCACCACCAGGGCAGGCTCCGCCGCACCCCACCCCTCGCGATGCTGAAGCTCCTGCGCCGCAAGCCCGAACAGGCGCCGGTGGACGTGGACTTCATGACCTGGGCCACCGCCGAGGTCGGCGAGGAAGGCGCACGCGCCGCCGCCCACTACATCGCCGTGGCTACGTTCCACCACGACCCCGGCTCCCTCTCCGCCCGGTTCGTGCACGAGCGCCTGCGCCGCGCCACCAAACTGCCCCCGGAGGCGCACTACCCGAGCGGCGGCTGGGGCTCGGTCATCGACCGCATGGCGACACTCGCCTGGAACCTGGGCGTACGCGTGGAGACCCTCTCCCGCGTCGACACCCTCGCCTCCCTCCCCGCCGCGGGCCCCGTCGTCGTGGCCACCTCGCTCCCCGCGGCCCGCGCGCTCCTCCAGGACGACAGCCTCCAGTGGGACAGCGCCCGCACCACCCTCGTCGACGTGGCCCTCACCTCCCGCAAGAGCGACCTCTTCGCACTCTCCGACCTGGACAGGACCGGCTGGATCGAGCGGTTCACCACCCAGGACCGCGGTCTGGCCCCCGCGGGACAGGAACTCATCCAGGGTCAGATCCCGCTCACCCCCGAGGAGTCCAAGGCGGACGGCTCGGCACGCGCCGACCACCTGCTCGACCTCGGCTTCCCGGGCTGGCGCGAACGCCTGGTCTGGCGGCGCGACGCCGTGTCCAACGGCCGCACCGGAGCAGTGGACCTGCCGGGCACCACCTGGCGCGACCGCCCCGCGATCGACCGCGGCAACGGCGTCTACCTGGCAGGGGACCAGGTCGCGGCGCCCGGCCTGCTCTCCGAGGTCTCCTTCAACAGCGCCATCGAAGCGGTCTCGCTCGCCCTGGCCCGGACGAGGCTTGACCTCAAGTCCGCTTGA
- the ugpC gene encoding sn-glycerol-3-phosphate ABC transporter ATP-binding protein UgpC — protein sequence MATVSFDKATRIYPGGDKPAVDQLQLDVADGEFLVLVGPSGCGKSTSLRMLAGLEDVNAGAIRIGDRDVTHLPPKDRDIAMVFQNYALYPHMTVADNMGFALKIAGVNKAEIRQKVEDAAKILDLTEYLGRKPKALSGGQRQRVAMGRAIVREPQVFLMDEPLSNLDAKLRVSTRTQIASLQRRLGITTVYVTHDQVEAMTMGDRVAVLKDGLLQQVDSPRNMYDRPANLFVAGFIGSPAMNLVEVPITDGGVKFGNSVVPVNREALSAAADKGDRTVTVGVRPEHFDIVEQDGATAKSLSKETEDAPAGLAVSVNVVEELGADGYVYGSAEVGGEHKDLVVRVNGRRVPEKGTQLHVVPRPGEIHVFSTSTGERLTD from the coding sequence ATGGCCACTGTTTCGTTCGACAAGGCGACCCGCATCTACCCGGGTGGCGACAAGCCCGCCGTCGACCAGCTTCAGCTCGATGTCGCGGACGGCGAGTTCCTCGTCCTCGTCGGTCCCTCCGGCTGCGGAAAGTCCACCTCCCTGCGCATGCTCGCGGGCCTGGAGGACGTGAACGCCGGAGCGATCCGCATCGGTGACCGCGACGTCACGCACCTGCCGCCCAAGGACCGGGACATCGCCATGGTGTTCCAGAACTACGCGCTCTACCCGCACATGACGGTCGCCGACAACATGGGCTTCGCCCTGAAGATCGCGGGCGTCAACAAGGCCGAGATCCGCCAGAAGGTCGAGGACGCCGCGAAGATCCTCGACCTCACCGAGTACCTCGGCCGTAAGCCGAAGGCCCTCTCCGGCGGTCAGCGCCAGCGTGTCGCCATGGGCCGCGCGATCGTGCGTGAGCCGCAGGTCTTCCTCATGGACGAGCCGCTGTCGAACCTCGACGCCAAGCTCCGTGTCTCCACGCGTACGCAGATCGCCAGCCTCCAGCGGCGCCTGGGCATCACCACGGTCTACGTCACCCACGACCAGGTCGAGGCCATGACCATGGGCGACCGCGTGGCCGTACTGAAGGACGGGCTCCTCCAGCAGGTGGACAGCCCCCGCAACATGTACGACCGCCCGGCCAACCTCTTCGTCGCCGGCTTCATCGGCTCCCCCGCCATGAACCTCGTCGAGGTCCCGATCACCGACGGCGGCGTGAAGTTCGGCAACTCCGTCGTGCCGGTCAACCGCGAGGCGCTGTCCGCCGCGGCCGACAAGGGCGACCGCACGGTCACCGTCGGCGTCCGCCCGGAGCACTTCGACATCGTCGAGCAGGACGGCGCCACGGCGAAGTCCCTCTCGAAGGAGACCGAGGACGCCCCGGCGGGCCTGGCCGTCTCCGTGAACGTCGTCGAGGAGCTCGGCGCCGACGGATACGTCTACGGCTCCGCTGAGGTCGGCGGCGAGCACAAGGACCTCGTGGTCCGCGTGAACGGTCGCCGGGTCCCGGAGAAGGGCACGCAGCTGCACGTCGTGCCGCGTCCGGGCGAGATCCACGTGTTCTCGACGTCGACGGGCGAGCGCCTCACCGACTGA
- a CDS encoding nucleotidyltransferase family protein, which translates to MTSDPHPVQAVVLAGGQGSRLRPYTDDRPKPMVEIPGTGTPIIGHQLSWLAAEGVTDAVVSCGHLAEVLQEWLESADLPLNVTTVVENEPLGRGGGLKYAARHLPHADRPWYATNGDIWTRFSLRDMAAFHAERDATATLALARPRIPWGAVETDAFGHITDFIESPPSPYLINAGVYVFSASFTALLPDRGDHERTTFPRLAREKSLAGFPLPQGAYWRAIDTAKDLTEAAKELAGKEG; encoded by the coding sequence ATGACCTCTGACCCGCACCCCGTCCAAGCCGTCGTCCTGGCCGGAGGCCAAGGCTCGCGCCTGCGTCCGTACACCGACGACCGGCCCAAGCCGATGGTCGAGATCCCCGGCACGGGGACCCCGATCATCGGCCATCAGCTTTCCTGGCTCGCGGCCGAGGGCGTGACGGACGCGGTCGTCTCCTGCGGCCATCTCGCCGAAGTCCTCCAGGAGTGGCTGGAGTCGGCGGACCTCCCCCTGAACGTCACCACGGTGGTCGAGAACGAACCCCTGGGGCGCGGCGGAGGCCTGAAGTACGCCGCCCGCCACCTCCCGCACGCGGACCGCCCCTGGTACGCGACGAACGGCGACATCTGGACCCGCTTCTCGCTGCGCGACATGGCGGCCTTCCACGCCGAGCGCGACGCCACCGCGACACTCGCCCTTGCCCGCCCCCGCATTCCGTGGGGCGCCGTCGAGACGGACGCGTTCGGCCACATCACGGACTTCATCGAGTCCCCGCCGTCGCCCTACCTCATCAACGCGGGCGTGTACGTCTTCTCCGCCTCGTTCACCGCGCTCCTGCCGGACCGCGGCGACCACGAGCGCACCACGTTCCCGCGCCTGGCCCGTGAGAAGAGCCTGGCGGGCTTCCCGCTGCCGCAGGGCGCCTACTGGCGGGCGATCGACACCGCGAAGGACCTCACCGAGGCGGCCAAGGAGCTTGCGGGCAAGGAGGGTTGA
- a CDS encoding RNA-guided endonuclease TnpB family protein, with protein sequence MEDATEKPKAVTGSEAKRVKREALGIADRRKHHARPASPMKSRAKEPGTQQRVYRFRCYPTEAQATQLEKTFGACRWVYNEGLALRSGAWERHRVNVGFAETCRALTGWRHAEGTSWVQEVSSTVLQQSLRHLDHAFTAFFKGGAKYPRWKKKHRAQDSATYVRTGFRWVEDVERPGTGSVTLAKQTSPLDVRWSRALPAQMLPVRLSVTRDRAGRYFLSLLVEEVIAPLPSAFLPGSREPKAVGLDLGLASLVTLDDGTKLENPRLLRRYAERLAKAQRELHRKVRGSKNREKARREIARLFALICDVRRDMLDQFTTRLVRENQVLVVEDLSIVTLLRPARGKGRRRKAKLNQSIIDAAWGELLRQLRYKCEWYGRTLVVVDRFFPSTRRCSACHVKGPKLDLAVREWTCGECDVVHDRDVNAAVNLRDEGMRLYWLVAAALPPGRKAPTVVKASELEECLLVA encoded by the coding sequence ATGGAGGACGCGACGGAGAAGCCCAAGGCGGTGACCGGCTCAGAAGCCAAGCGCGTCAAGCGCGAGGCGCTGGGCATCGCCGACCGCCGCAAACACCACGCCCGCCCTGCCTCTCCCATGAAGAGTCGCGCCAAGGAGCCCGGCACGCAGCAGCGCGTCTACCGGTTCCGCTGCTATCCGACCGAGGCGCAGGCCACACAGTTGGAGAAGACGTTCGGCGCCTGCCGTTGGGTCTACAACGAAGGTCTTGCCCTGCGTTCCGGGGCGTGGGAGCGGCACCGGGTTAATGTCGGCTTCGCCGAGACGTGCCGAGCACTGACGGGCTGGCGGCATGCGGAGGGGACGTCGTGGGTGCAGGAGGTGTCCTCAACGGTGCTGCAGCAGTCGTTGCGGCATCTGGATCATGCGTTCACGGCATTCTTCAAGGGTGGGGCGAAGTATCCGAGGTGGAAGAAGAAGCACCGGGCGCAGGATTCGGCGACGTACGTTCGGACGGGGTTTCGCTGGGTGGAGGATGTCGAGCGGCCCGGGACTGGTTCGGTCACGCTGGCCAAGCAGACGTCTCCGCTGGATGTGCGGTGGTCGCGTGCGCTGCCTGCGCAGATGCTTCCGGTGCGGTTGTCGGTGACGCGGGACCGGGCGGGGCGGTATTTCCTCTCCTTGCTTGTGGAAGAGGTGATCGCGCCTCTTCCCTCCGCGTTTCTTCCCGGCTCGCGGGAGCCGAAGGCCGTGGGTCTGGATCTGGGGCTTGCGTCGCTCGTCACGCTCGACGACGGGACGAAGCTGGAGAATCCGCGGCTGCTGCGGCGGTATGCGGAGAGGTTGGCGAAGGCGCAGCGTGAGTTGCATCGGAAGGTGAGGGGTTCGAAGAACCGGGAGAAGGCCAGGCGGGAGATCGCGCGTCTTTTCGCGCTCATCTGCGACGTTCGCAGGGACATGTTGGATCAGTTCACCACCCGCCTCGTGCGCGAGAACCAAGTGCTCGTGGTGGAGGATCTGTCCATCGTGACCCTGTTGCGTCCTGCGCGTGGCAAGGGCAGGCGGCGCAAGGCGAAGCTGAATCAGTCGATCATCGATGCCGCGTGGGGCGAGCTGTTGCGGCAGCTGCGTTACAAGTGCGAGTGGTACGGCCGGACGCTGGTGGTCGTGGACCGCTTTTTTCCTTCTACGCGCCGTTGCTCGGCGTGCCATGTGAAGGGGCCGAAGCTTGATCTCGCGGTCCGGGAGTGGACGTGCGGCGAGTGCGATGTGGTTCATGACCGGGATGTGAATGCGGCGGTCAATCTCCGGGACGAGGGGATGCGGTTGTACTGGCTGGTTGCTGCCGCGCTGCCGCCGGGCCGGAAGGCGCCGACGGTGGTCAAGGCGTCGGAGCTTGAGGAGTGTCTGCTGGTCGCGTAG